The proteins below come from a single Dehalococcoidia bacterium genomic window:
- a CDS encoding type II toxin-antitoxin system RelE/ParE family toxin — protein sequence MIRSFSDKETEALYRFRRVSKKLPRDIQERARKKLRILNAAKTLNDLKIPPGNQLEALKKERKGQHSIRINDQWRICFTWRQTDAYDVEITDYH from the coding sequence GTGATACGGTCATTCAGTGATAAGGAAACGGAAGCGCTCTATCGCTTCCGACGAGTGTCGAAGAAACTCCCGCGAGATATTCAAGAAAGGGCTCGCAAGAAGCTCCGAATACTCAATGCCGCCAAAACTCTGAATGATTTGAAGATACCTCCCGGAAACCAGTTGGAGGCCCTGAAGAAGGAGCGGAAAGGTCAGCACAGCATACGGATAAATGACCAGTGGCGAATATGTTTCACCTGGCGTCAGACCGATGCTTATGATGTTGAGATAACCGATTACCACTGA
- a CDS encoding HigA family addiction module antitoxin, producing the protein MIEEERLPAIHPGEILTEEFLAPMGISPYKLAKDIGVPQTQVSQIIHGKRSITPRTAVRLGLYFGNSTEFWLNLQRDYDLELMDDERPAIRVKRPDGTDAVYNGRRSTLVTV; encoded by the coding sequence ATGATAGAAGAAGAGAGACTCCCTGCTATCCACCCCGGAGAGATACTGACTGAGGAATTCTTGGCGCCGATGGGGATATCGCCATACAAACTGGCTAAGGATATTGGCGTTCCTCAAACTCAAGTCAGTCAGATCATTCACGGAAAGCGTTCCATAACCCCAAGGACCGCCGTTCGGCTGGGGCTGTACTTTGGGAACTCAACAGAGTTCTGGCTGAACCTCCAGAGAGATTATGATCTCGAACTGATGGATGATGAAAGGCCGGCCATCCGGGTTAAGAGACCTGACGGGACGGATGCGGTATATAATGGGCGGAGATCGACCTTGGTTACTGTATAG
- a CDS encoding RHS repeat-associated core domain-containing protein, translating to MKMRWQKKDLKMGQPVGTSWLGNSSRYWPTDPDTGEESLLPYALACLEAALKLSEKARSTYAKLVELWSTQGMEAVCNEMCRTGHMIPETSAYFDSSDVNHFFETANYFMLIAFNKVEDLEEETPKITSERSQALLMVVFLRSLADHLGNTSVTSNSSGTVVDTVKYFPFGGTRSSTAPLDTDKLFTGQRLDQTGLYYYGARFYDATIGRFISPDSLVPDMANPQSLNRYSYCLNNPLVYTDPTGLDYVIATGSGQDTLETMGEYLTLLVGLGVYDATYDDNGDLASLTQGANWEPVYWQFDTGSVETRADAISGMISDKGLTNVKLIGFSEGAAAVGT from the coding sequence ATGAAAATGCGATGGCAGAAGAAGGACTTAAAGATGGGCCAGCCAGTGGGGACATCGTGGCTGGGGAATTCATCTCGCTACTGGCCGACAGATCCGGATACGGGCGAAGAGAGTCTACTTCCCTACGCGTTGGCCTGCCTGGAGGCTGCGCTCAAACTGTCTGAGAAAGCACGATCCACCTATGCCAAACTCGTTGAATTGTGGAGCACACAAGGCATGGAGGCCGTATGCAATGAAATGTGCCGCACAGGGCATATGATCCCCGAGACATCCGCCTATTTTGACAGCTCGGATGTCAACCATTTCTTCGAGACTGCCAACTACTTCATGCTAATCGCCTTCAATAAGGTTGAGGATCTGGAAGAGGAAACCCCAAAGATCACCAGCGAACGGTCACAAGCGTTGCTGATGGTTGTCTTTCTTCGATCGCTGGCCGACCACTTGGGGAACACCAGCGTCACTTCCAACAGCTCCGGGACAGTCGTCGACACGGTGAAATACTTCCCCTTCGGCGGAACCCGAAGCAGCACCGCTCCGCTGGATACCGACAAGCTCTTCACCGGCCAGCGGCTTGACCAGACCGGGCTTTACTATTACGGGGCCAGATTCTATGATGCGACTATAGGGAGGTTCATCAGCCCGGATTCACTTGTGCCCGACATGGCCAATCCTCAGAGTTTGAACCGGTATAGCTACTGCCTCAACAATCCGTTGGTATACACAGACCCTACTGGCCTAGATTATGTAATCGCAACGGGTTCAGGTCAGGATACATTAGAAACTATGGGGGAATACTTAACCTTGTTGGTTGGGCTGGGTGTATATGATGCGACTTATGATGATAACGGGGACCTCGCTTCTCTGACCCAAGGCGCCAATTGGGAGCCGGTTTACTGGCAATTCGACACAGGAAGCGTAGAAACACGAGCTGATGCTATAAGCGGCATGATCTCAGACAAAGGATTAACAAATGTAAAGCTCATCGGATTCAGTGAGGGTGCTGCGGCTGTTGGAACATAG
- a CDS encoding two-component regulator propeller domain-containing protein yields the protein MGENRLVPGILLILLIVSFMTTAGCDGKQQILGNDRITTIARDNQGNLWFGTWGKGVFRYDGTNWQTFDRKDGLPDNLINTVFCDRLGNLWVGAGGGISRYDGTNWKTFAEKDGLAQNNVKAIFQDGSGNLWFGTFGGLSRYDGTHWQTFTEKDGLASRDVMAITQDEEGNMWFGTVGGVTRYDGKNWQVFTDWSGLPRNELEVNAVLCDIWGNLWIGTWWGITLYDGTAWTTISNGSSASDRIHVIFQDSKGNLWFGTEGGVKRYDGTTWRLFTKKDGLRDNDVRGIVEDAEGHIWVGTDPGASWYDGSNQAGVPRL from the coding sequence ATGGGGGAAAATAGGCTTGTGCCGGGAATCCTTTTGATATTGCTCATTGTCTCATTCATGACTACCGCTGGTTGTGACGGTAAGCAACAAATCCTGGGCAACGACCGGATTACCACTATTGCTCGGGACAACCAAGGCAACCTCTGGTTCGGAACTTGGGGGAAGGGGGTATTCCGTTACGATGGGACCAACTGGCAAACTTTTGATCGAAAGGACGGCCTACCTGATAACCTCATAAACACTGTTTTTTGTGACCGCCTAGGAAACCTCTGGGTTGGTGCTGGAGGTGGCATAAGCCGCTACGATGGCACTAACTGGAAAACCTTCGCTGAGAAAGACGGCCTGGCGCAGAACAACGTCAAGGCCATTTTCCAGGATGGCAGTGGCAATCTTTGGTTTGGCACATTTGGCGGCTTGAGCCGGTACGATGGCACACACTGGCAAACCTTCACCGAAAAGGATGGTTTAGCCAGCAGGGATGTAATGGCGATCACCCAGGACGAAGAGGGCAATATGTGGTTTGGCACAGTAGGTGGAGTGACCCGCTACGATGGAAAGAATTGGCAGGTTTTTACCGATTGGTCGGGCTTGCCCCGCAATGAGTTGGAAGTAAACGCTGTTCTCTGCGATATTTGGGGGAACCTGTGGATTGGAACATGGTGGGGAATAACTCTGTACGATGGGACTGCTTGGACAACCATCTCTAACGGGAGCTCTGCAAGCGATAGAATTCACGTCATTTTCCAGGATAGCAAGGGCAATCTCTGGTTTGGTACTGAAGGCGGGGTGAAGCGCTACGATGGAACCACGTGGCGATTGTTCACCAAGAAAGATGGCCTGAGAGACAACGATGTCCGTGGTATTGTAGAGGATGCTGAGGG